GTTCTGAACTTCATTGGTCATAAAACACCTCGTGGATGTTGTTCGGTTTATTTACTTATTAAATCACGAGGCAATCGGCTGACGAAGTGCTGTTCAGAAAGATACTTTTCTTCTCCGACGCTGGCTTATTCGTAGGTAGTCTGGACGCTACCATTCATAAGAAATGACGGTTAGCGTGTCGCTCACCTGTTCTTTGGTGATCTTTGGTTTAACCGGTTCGGGTAAAATTGTGATCGATATTTGAATAGTTGCCGTTGCCGTCTGTTTTTTATCAGAACTATTCCCATCATCCTGAGCCAGCGCATTCCATGAAACAACGAATAATAAAGCTGAGAGTAGCGTTCTCATTTTACACCTGTATAAAAGGTTGCTGTCCGTAGAACCATTATCTATCGGGTTAACCAGCTGACGAAGTTAATCAGTCGATAACCTTAAATTAAATATATGGATAAGGTCAGTTGTTTTTATGGTTAGTCGTCATCATGATACTCAGGGCCACCATAATTATCAAATCGAGACCATTGACCATTAAATGTAAGACGTACTGTCCCGATAGGCCCGTTGCGCTGTTTACCTATGATAATTTCAGCTATGCCTTTCATATCGCTATTTTCGTGATAGACCTCATCACGGTAAATAAACATGATCAGATCAGCATCCTGCTCAATGGAACCTGACTCTCGCAAGTCTGAGTTTACCGGACGTTTATCGGCACGTTGTTCAAGCGAGCGGTTTAGTTGCGATAAAGCGATTACCGGTACATTCAGCTCTTTCGCCAGCGCTTTCAGAGAGCGGGAGATTTCAGCAATTTCCAGCGTTCTGTTGTCAGACAGCGACGGAACACGCATCAACTGAAGGTAGTCGATCATAATGAGGCTAAGTCCACCATGTTCGCGGGACAATCGCCGCGCCCGGGTGCGAACGTCCATCGGTGTCAGGCCGGAACTGTCATCAATGTAAATGTTCTTTTTTTCCAGCAGCAGACTCATTGTGCCGGATAACCGGGCCCAGTCCTCGTCATCGAGCTGCCCTGTACGGATACTGGTCTGGTTAACACGGGATAGCGATGCAAGGGAGCGCATCATAAGCTGATCAGTAGGCATTTCCAGGCTGAAAATCATGACAGGCTTATCGTTTGTCAGCGACACATTCTCGCAGATGTTCATTGCAAATGTGGTTTTCCCCATCGAGGGTCTGGCAGCGATAATAATTAAATCCGAGGGCTGGAGACCGGCAGTCTTCTTATTCACGTCTACGTAGCCGGTATCGACCCCAGTGACTCCATCATGGGGACGCTGGAACAACGCTTCAATCTTGTTTACGGTTCTGTCCAGGATACTGCCGATGTTCTCTGGCCCGCTGCTCTTATCACCCCGTTGCTCTGCAATCTGGAAAATCCGGCTTTCTGCGAGATCAAGCAACTCGTCACTGGTTCTACCTTCCGGGTTGTAACCAGCCTCAGTTATTTCGTTGGCGACCTTTATCATTTCCCGGATTACGGCACGTTCCCGGACGATTTGCGCATAGGCAATTATATTCGCCGCGCTGGGGGTATTTTTTGACAGTTCTGCCAGATAGGCGAAACCGCCAAGACTATCCAGCTTACCTTCTCCCTCATTCTCGATGTGTTCAGCGAGGGTTATTAAATCAATCGGGAACTGATTTGCAACGAGTGATCTCATTGCAGAGAAAATTGAGCGGTGCGGGCGAGAACTAAAATCCTGCTCGCTAATGATTTCTGCCACATCATCCCATCTCTGGTTATCAAGCATTAACCCGCCCAGTACGGACTGCTCCGCTTCTATCGATTGCGGAGGAGTCTTTAAGCCGTATTCAGTTTTTTGCTTTGTCTCACCTGCTTCGGTAAACGGGATGTCCGCCATAGTCATAAGTTGGCCTCAGAGGTTCTGGAATAGCTTTTGTTTTTGCAATTGTCGTGCGCATTCTGATACCAGCTCCGGGTAACTGGTTGCTATTGCTTTTAGAATTGCTTCAGAGAGCTCATTCGCTTCATCGCAACGGCCCACCAGCCTCAGTTCGGCTACTGTACCCGGGGCACAGTTTGTCAGGTTGGCACGGGCATAATTGACTTTCAGTCGCGCCAGAAACTCCGCTCCGGGCTTGCGCTGTACAGCATGGACAGAAAGGGTTTTTCGGCAAAATCGACCAGCTGTACGACGTTCATGATGCTCTAGTGCTTTTGCTTCCAGCACCTGCCCGGCGATAACGGTCACACAGAGGTTATTAATCAACGCCGGTACATTCATGCGGTAATTCCCCGTTTATTCGCCAGCGCAACGGCGTCCAGAAGGACGAAGTCGTCAAGCAGGTTCAGACCTGCGGGTGTCTTCTGGTCTCGCCATAGGGAATCCAGCACGTCGGTGTCAGGCATACCCGTTGGAATAAGACTAAGAAGTTCGGACAACGTATCTACCTGTAGCATGTGGCAGATAGAAGCCAGCATTATCCCCTCTGAAGCTTTATCCATAAGACCACCGATCAGAACCTGAATTTCCGGGGGCATAACGAAATACTCATAATTGGATTTATTGAATCGACACTGAATGAGTTTATAACCCTTGAACTCAGTAATTAACTCCTGAAGAAATTCATGCAGCATATCTGGATTTGTTTTTCGAATAGCCGCTACCTGCATTGAGATTTTTAAAATGCCATCATCAACTCTTTCGTGTGGGCATCCTGCGGAGGAATAAATACTTTTTGCCTTTTCGAGCCAATTTTGCAGCTCGATATAATTACTCTGAATATTCAACGCGACCCCCATTGCTATCCAAAAAGTCTATAACCTTGATATTTTAATGCGCTCCTGTCTGTCATCGAAAAATTTAAGACAGCAAAATGCGGCCATTTATATGTGCAAAAATATGAGCCGGTTTATCCGGCCCATCAGAATGAAAAGGAATTTTATGCAGGTCTGTTAAAGACCTGCCGGGGGGTTAGTACACCGGGTGCAGCTGAGTATCTTCAGTTTCACCATTCTGCTGATTAGCGCCGTTGGAATCGGCATCAGTTGCATCGTCAACACTGCCGTTGTTTTCAGCACCATCACCGTCGCTGTCACCGTTAGCTTCAGCATCTTCTGCAATTTTTGCTGATTCCAGTTCAGCCAAGGTAGCCATCAGAGTACGGGCCATTTCAGGAGTCAGGCGTAAGACGACTTCTTCCGGCACGGTTTCCGTAATCTCGATCTGATTTTCATGCTCACCTTCCGGCTGCGGCGGGATCTGGTCGCGCAGCTGGCTCAGAGTCGGTAACAGGCTGTCGAAAGTTTTACGAATAACTTTTGGTTTCAGGCCAGTCTTTTTCTTCGAGTTCACAAATTTAGCAGTGACGCGGGTTTTCCCTGCTCCTTCTGCCTTTTTCAGGGATTCCATCAGAACTTCATACGGGTCGCGGTCAGTGCCCTGGCATTCGTTAATAACGTCAACGGCAACGTCACCAGATACCTTGTCTTCCTTCACCAGCATCTTGATGCTGAAGTCAGCGTTTGCCAGCACGATGCTACGGCGAACGGTGACCAGAGAGACACCCAGACGCTGAGCAACCGACTCAATGGTATGACCCCAGCCAATCAGGCGCTTGAAGCCTTCAGCGCGTTCCACCATCTTCAACTGAAGCGAGTTGGCGCTCTCGATCATGTTGTAGACTTCTTCGTCCTTGCCGCCTTCAAATTCCTCGACGGTGATTTTCTGGAAGCTCGCGCCCTCAGCAATCGCCATCATCAGACCAGCAAAACGGTGGTGGCCATCAATGATCTTCAGTCGGGTTACGCCTTCCACAACCACTGGTTTAACGCGGATGGAAGGAACGGAATGCGGACGTTCCAGATATGCGTGTTTGAACATTACCGCACGGTCATAGTTTACGTCGCGGAGGTTCAGTCCTTCTTCCACAAACAACCAGTACGGGCTCACCGCAAAGACGTTGTTACGTCCGATATCGGCTTCTTCGAACTGTTCCGTATTGCCGCTTTTACGCGCCTTGGTTACGAAATCGCTCAGTGCTCGCAGGGAGGATGGCGCTTTGTCTAAGCCGCGCATCAGTACCGCAGCGCCTTCCAGATTTTCCAGGGTACGGCTTTGTTCGAAGATAGCTTTAACGTCGGTGTTCATGGTGTTTCTCCGCTTTAGTTATTGTGTCGCGAGGTTCGTTGCTTGCTGTAAATCCAGTTAAACACACCCCGTACAGGTGACGAAGCGTATTTGGGGACAAAATGTCTCTTTTTTTTCTCTTTAACAAAAAAGCCCTGCAATCCAGTGATTACAAGGCTTTGGCACGAGTTGTCAGAGTTTAGATGGCGACGTTATTCTATTTTGACTGCATTTTTCATCAAAATTGCCATCACTTCACTCAGCTTTGAACTCTTACCTTCCGTGTATGAACCCCACGGGATGAACGGACTTGAGGTTTTGTCGTTTAATACAACGCCAGCAGGGCATCGCCATGCAGTTGGCTCTTTTGAGTCGGGTTCCCATTTCACGAGAAGTACCGGCTGATTACAGTCGATATCATTAATAGCTGGGATCATCTGGTAAGAAAGCACACCGGCTTTATCCCCACTGAAGAACGTCAGGTGTTTATACGCACTGGTAACGGCGACTACGCCAGCTAAGAGGCTTACGATCATGAAGCTTAGGTTTAGGATGTTGTAGCTCAGGCGTTTTTGCTTAAGATACTTCCCTGTCAGAACTGAGAATAAGATAGCCAACAATCCGCCTGCTCCAGTTGACCAAACGGAAATAGATTGCATATAGGAAGTCAAACCATGATACCTGTTGATTTGTTCAACAAACATAAATTGCATAAAATCAGCCGTCACAGGCATCGATATCATGAAAACCGTAAACATCATTATAACTATAAATATGAATGAATAGTGGTCACGGTAACCCGGGCGAGGATAAATTATCTCACTGGATTGATAAATCCATACGGAGAGTGATACAAACGTAAATAGAAAAATAAGGATGAAGTACATCTGGTATTCCTCTTAGAGTGTCTATCTGTAGATTCTTTTATTTAATTCAGCTCTGAAAAATGCATACAAAAACTGCCATCCATCACCATGTGCCGTTCTGTAATTTTTTTCAGGGAGTACCGGAAAACCATATTTAAAATTATTTTTCCCAGTATGACGCTGGCAAAAATGCGCTAGTTCATGTGCTACAACGCCTTTGATATGATCCAGCTGATTGATTGAATAAAACGCTCCGATGTCCTTATTCTGCTCTATATGTGCATATTCATGGTAGCGGTAGCGCGGTGTATCACTGTCAGGATAAATGGACGATGGTGAAATTGTAATCGCCCGCCCGCCGCCCCATGAATTTTTGGCATTCCAGTTAACTCGAACTTCAGGCTCGGGGCCGGTGAAACCATAAAACTGACGATAGAGATGCATAAGGTGGCTGGAGTACAGGAAAGCAACTTTCTCTGCTGTTACGATTCGAGAAATGCCATAGCGAGCTACAGCTTTATCTCTGGCTGTCAGAACGGGTGTTTTCACTCGTGGGGAGAATAATTTTGTTGGGCTGAATAGCCAGGCTTCTGAATCGTCATCAGGCATATCCAGTATCACCTGAATTTCTTCAGGTGATCCAACTCGTTGATGCCACCTTTCAAGATTATCGCCCACTTCACTCAGGCTGATTAAATCATCGGCATTCTCGTAGAA
This portion of the Citrobacter amalonaticus Y19 genome encodes:
- the dnaB gene encoding replicative DNA helicase; its protein translation is MTMADIPFTEAGETKQKTEYGLKTPPQSIEAEQSVLGGLMLDNQRWDDVAEIISEQDFSSRPHRSIFSAMRSLVANQFPIDLITLAEHIENEGEGKLDSLGGFAYLAELSKNTPSAANIIAYAQIVRERAVIREMIKVANEITEAGYNPEGRTSDELLDLAESRIFQIAEQRGDKSSGPENIGSILDRTVNKIEALFQRPHDGVTGVDTGYVDVNKKTAGLQPSDLIIIAARPSMGKTTFAMNICENVSLTNDKPVMIFSLEMPTDQLMMRSLASLSRVNQTSIRTGQLDDEDWARLSGTMSLLLEKKNIYIDDSSGLTPMDVRTRARRLSREHGGLSLIMIDYLQLMRVPSLSDNRTLEIAEISRSLKALAKELNVPVIALSQLNRSLEQRADKRPVNSDLRESGSIEQDADLIMFIYRDEVYHENSDMKGIAEIIIGKQRNGPIGTVRLTFNGQWSRFDNYGGPEYHDDD
- a CDS encoding ParB/RepB/Spo0J family partition protein, with amino-acid sequence MNTDVKAIFEQSRTLENLEGAAVLMRGLDKAPSSLRALSDFVTKARKSGNTEQFEEADIGRNNVFAVSPYWLFVEEGLNLRDVNYDRAVMFKHAYLERPHSVPSIRVKPVVVEGVTRLKIIDGHHRFAGLMMAIAEGASFQKITVEEFEGGKDEEVYNMIESANSLQLKMVERAEGFKRLIGWGHTIESVAQRLGVSLVTVRRSIVLANADFSIKMLVKEDKVSGDVAVDVINECQGTDRDPYEVLMESLKKAEGAGKTRVTAKFVNSKKKTGLKPKVIRKTFDSLLPTLSQLRDQIPPQPEGEHENQIEITETVPEEVVLRLTPEMARTLMATLAELESAKIAEDAEANGDSDGDGAENNGSVDDATDADSNGANQQNGETEDTQLHPVY